The sequence ATTCTCTGAAAGAGAAAGTTCTCTAATACTTTTATCTATTTTTAGATTAAAGTCATCAATTAACAAACTCTAATCTAACTCAAAAACTCTATACTTTTTATCTCTTTATAAGAAAATAAACCTTATTAGCAAAGTAAATCAATTTAATATCATATCACTCATATCAAAATGAGCATTTATACCATCTCTATAACTTAATTTATTAAATTTTTAAATAAAAAGCACTGTATTAACATTATTTGTAACATAATTATATTATTCATAATATAAAAATTATATCTCATAATATGGACTCAAAAAAAATCAAATTAATATTTGAAAAATTTAAAGAATCAAATTCTACGCCAAAAATAGAACTAAATTACACTAACCACTTTACATTACTCATTGCAATAATTTTATCAGCTCGAACAACCGATGTGAATGTCAATAAAATCACAAAAAAGTTGTTCAATATCATTGATACACCAGAAAAAATGCTAAAATTTGGAATAAATAAATTAAAAAAATACATATACAGCATTGGTTTATATAATTCAAAAGCAATAAATATAACTAAACTTAGCAAAATACTAATTAATCAATACAACAGCAAAATTCCCACAAATTTTAATGATCTAATATCTCTGCCTGGAGTAGGAAGAAAAAGCGCCAATGTATTCTTAAATACAGGACTTGGTGTTCCAGTATTAGCAGTTGATACTCATGTTTTTAGAGTAAGTAATAGAATAGGACTCGTAAAAGAAAAAAATGTACTTAAAACAGAAAAATCACTTTTAAACGTAATTCCAAGAGAATATCTACTGTACGCTCACAATTGGCTAATTTTGCATGGAAGGTATATTTGCAAAGCAAAAAAACCCCTATGCCAAACATGCGCAATTCATAATTTATGCGAATTCAAAACATAAAGCCTTTCGTTGTTTTACAATCTCATCTCTATCTCAGAGTTGTGATTATACTGAAATACAATTTATAAATTTTACAAAATACTAATATCTAAGTATATACACCAATTTCACGAAACTTAAACTACTAAGTACAATAAATAAACTAATTTTATAAACTAAGTAAAAATAAAAATGCCTTATAAAAAGCTTTATAAAAAATCAATATAAAACAATAATAAAATTAGACCTAGTCAAAAACCCTTAATGAATTAAAATTATACCTTAATTGATCAAAACTTCTAATCCTAATTAGTTTTTATTAAAATCATAAATCAATAAATTAACTAATAGATATTGAAAAAGTTCAATGTGATTTATCAAATCAACCAATTTAAAATAAAACTACACAAATCTTTTGAATCTTAAATTCAAAATCTCTATAGAAAAACTCTAGTAATTAAACATAGAAACAACATAACTAAAAGTTATAATAGCCCCCCCGGCATACCTATCGAAAAACTTTTGTTTTAATAAAATTAACTACAGATTATCCTTATAACATTTTCCTTATTTTATTTATAAAAATCTATATATCTTAACTACTTTTATATATTTCTGATATATAAAAAGTTAAATTTTGCTCTATAATTATTTTTCTTCAAAATTATTTATTATTTTACAAGTGTTCTAACAATATGTAGAGATCTTGTGATTTTATTAAAATTTAATAAAGGTTAAAGTTATAAAATGCAAAAAAAAAGTAATCTACTTAAAATATGTAAACTTTTTTTAATAATTTTCAAAAAAATACTCAATAAAGTCTTTCCTGCTAAAATGATAAGCTCTTTTTTCGGAATAGGTTACCTACCAACCTGGCAAAATTATTGGTCCTCTTTTTTAATATTATTTATTACCGACATCACGTTAGTTCTTATATACGGAGAAAATTTTATACTATACAATATGCCGAATTCCGCTATAATAGCAGCAGCCGCTTTTACAAAGTTAGCAGTAATTATGTTACTATTACAACTAATTGGAATATCGATTTTTCATGTTCAAAACCCCTTAGCAAATAGCAGTGAAGACATAGTAATACAAATAGCTTCAGGGCAGGTGATGACCGTTGCACTTTCAATGCCAGCAATAATGTCAATCTATCATACTATGAGTAAACTACATGGAAGTATATGTAAGCAAATATTTCAATGTCCATTTTGGTTTAATGACTTTATGCATCTATTTTTTTTCTTTATTATACCTTATACATTTTTTAATATTATAGATGTAACAAAATTTTGGCCAATAAGTTCTATACAACTTAATTATAATAATGCTATATCAATTACATTTGAAGGAATTTTTCATACTTTCTATGGAATAATTTTTTTATATTTAACTGCATTTATATTTTGCGATTTAACTATACGCAATGCAATTATTTTAAATAAAAGTATAATTCAATTTATTAAGGAAAATTCAATAGCTTTAAAATGAAAACTACATACAGAAACACCACAAAAATATTGAATAGTATGTCTTGTTTAGTATTATTTATTCAACATAAAATAAACAAATTCACGTGGATCTACAAAATATAATAAATGAATTACAAAATTTTTGGTCTAATGAAGGATGTACAATACTTTATTCCTATACATCTGAAATGGGGGCAGGAACGTTACATCCTATAACAATCATATCAGCAATTAATGAAAAACCAACAAAAGTTGCATATTTACAACCTACAATTAGACCATCAGATGGACGCTATGGTAATAACCATAACAGATTATATCAACATCATCAATATCAAGTTATAATCAAACCTTCTAACAATAACTTACAAAATACTTA comes from Wolbachia endosymbiont of Menacanthus eurysternus and encodes:
- the nth gene encoding endonuclease III; amino-acid sequence: MDSKKIKLIFEKFKESNSTPKIELNYTNHFTLLIAIILSARTTDVNVNKITKKLFNIIDTPEKMLKFGINKLKKYIYSIGLYNSKAINITKLSKILINQYNSKIPTNFNDLISLPGVGRKSANVFLNTGLGVPVLAVDTHVFRVSNRIGLVKEKNVLKTEKSLLNVIPREYLLYAHNWLILHGRYICKAKKPLCQTCAIHNLCEFKT
- a CDS encoding phosphatidylglycerophosphatase, whose translation is MISSFFGIGYLPTWQNYWSSFLILFITDITLVLIYGENFILYNMPNSAIIAAAAFTKLAVIMLLLQLIGISIFHVQNPLANSSEDIVIQIASGQVMTVALSMPAIMSIYHTMSKLHGSICKQIFQCPFWFNDFMHLFFFFIIPYTFFNIIDVTKFWPISSIQLNYNNAISITFEGIFHTFYGIIFLYLTAFIFCDLTIRNAIILNKSIIQFIKENSIALK